Proteins encoded within one genomic window of Anopheles gambiae chromosome 3, idAnoGambNW_F1_1, whole genome shotgun sequence:
- the LOC133390944 gene encoding embryonic polarity protein dorsal isoform X5, translated as MPPVPNQRPYVEITEQPHPKALRFRYECEGRSAGSIPGVNTTAEHKTFPSIQVHGYRGRAVVVVSCVTKEGPEHKPHPHNLVGKEGCKKGVCTVEINSTTMSYTFNNLGIQCVKKKDVEEALRLRQEIRVDPFRTGFGHAKEPGSIDLNAVRLCFQVFLEGQQRGRFTEPLTPVVSDIIYDKKAMSDLIICRLSDCTAPVSGGKEIILLCEKVVKEDIKVRFFEKKGNATVWENYAEFSHTDVHKQVAISFRTPPYRTIDISDPVRVFVQLERPSDNTYSEARDFQFIPLDTGRRRFSALHRELMKNPSSDTPENQLFKRILLEGSNRSALEQQMKPTNGFAPQRPEQVEVIVLDTPNVEDKPFVAETVTSDQKTTEWIQRNEFNDGGSGSGDDNQMVTGDTNNNVFQPNSFDLPDGTNNQVDENANGMVPVATAAAATTGSAAVPDDDQTLKELLEQVAELDEIYTDHQLRRENLMLEQELKQLEQTVPVQLGSPGGQPMDIDEVFDDAATYTSLQRAFKNPLSITLGPPIPPRPEHAKLDAGVYDAVEPLHVPTIDVTSLKRDSQELEKLPPLPPKRAKPSVQNKENNALDANDEVLLNTIIRKGSMRSLAPRPQSDQIIIMKTPDSPLNKKLPPTPPTSPTKSSSGGNGANDSNTLPKNDAKKPGFFSKLFSRKKSKSDLTASTNTLNRKNTPGGSKEPSLCVDLEGKEGQSTHRKGSLRDASGEKRKTGKPVARSVSSVSARRPASDANCPDYIYIPLKGDGPTGGMQSRNGGSGTHLSLPGNDSYERASTASLPPLDRKAVSALQLDVPIQDGNLELVAIADARSIKNLVEGNYGVQLDPNVDLTEAEHFALYTSIAPNAALSEFDETSCYYAPVEPNPLASSSQQYPLNQQQQQQQFQQSQLTRMVTDSDV; from the exons ATGCCCCCAGTACCGAACCAGCGACCGTACGTGGAGATCACGGAGCAGCCGCACCCGAAGGCGCTCCGGTTTCGCTATGAGTGCGAAGGCCGCTCGGCCGGTTCGATCCCGGGCGTCAACACCACGGCCGAACACAAAACGTTCCCGAGCATACAGGTGCACGGGTATCGGGGTCGGGCAGTGGTCGTTGTGTCCTGCGTCACCAAGGAAGGTCCCGAGCATAAGCCCCATCCGCACAATCTGGTCGGAAAGGAGGGCTGCAAGAAGGGTGTCTGTACGGTGGAGATCAACAGCACGACGATGAGCTACACGTTTAACAATTTGGGCATTCAGTGCGTCAAGAAGAAGGACGTCGAGGAGGCGCTCCGACTGCGCCAGGAAATTCGGGTCGATCCATTCAGAA CTGGATTCGGTCACGCGAAGGAGCCCGGCTCGATCGACCTCAACGCTGTCCGACTGTGCTTCCAGGTGTTTCTCGAGGGTCAGCAGCGGGGCCGCTTTACCGAGCCGCTCACGCCGGTCGTGTCGGACATCATCTACGACAAGAAGGCAATGTCGGATCTGATCATCTGCCGGCTGAGTGACTGTACCGCCCCGGTGTCCGGTGGCAAGGAGATCATACTGCTGTGCGAGAAGGTGGTAAAGGAGGACATTAAGGTGCGCTTTTTCGAGAAGAAGGGCAACGCGACGGTGTGGGAGAACTATGCGGAATTTTCGCACACTGACGTGCACAAACAGGTGGCGATCAGCTTCCGGACGCCACCGTACAGAACGATCGACATCAGTGATCCGGTGCGG GTCTTCGTACAGCTGGAACGCCCGTCGGACAACACCTACTCGGAGGCGCGTGACTTCCAGTTCATCCCGCTAGACACAGGTAGGCGTCGGTTTTCGGCACTGCACCGTGAACTCATGAAAAATCCTAGCTCCGACACGCCCGAGAACCAGCTGTTCAAGCGCATCCTGCTCGAGGGCTCGAACCGGTCCGCCCTGGAGCAGCAGATGAAGCCGACCAATGGGTTCGCGCCCCAGCGCCCCGAGCAGGTGGAGGTGATCGTGCTCGACACACCGAACGTGGAGGACAAACCGTTCGTGGCGGAGACGGTCACGAGCGATCAGAAAACGACCGAATGGATACAACGAAACGAATTCAACGACGGTGGTTCGGGCTCGGGCGATGACAATCAGATGGTCACCGGTGACACGAACAACAACGTTTTTCAGCCCAATTCGTTCGATCTGCCCGATGGCACGAACAACCAAGTCGATGAAAATGCCAACGGAATGGTccctgttgctactgctgctgctgctactactggcTCTGCTGCCGTTCCGGATGACGATCAGACACTGAAGGAACTGTTGGAGCAGGTGGCCGAGCTGGACGAGATCTACACGGATCATCAGCTGCGCCGGGAGAACCTAATGCTGGAGCAGGAGTTGAAGCAGCTCGAGCAAACCGTCCCCGTCCAGCTCGGCTCGCCCGGTGGCCAACCGATGGACATTGACGAGGTGTTTGACGATGCGGCGACTTACACCAGCCTTCAGCGTGCGTTCAAGAACCCACTCTCGATCACGCTCGGTCCACCGATTCCACCACGCCCCGAGCACGCCAAGCTGGACGCGGGCGTGTACGATGCGGTAGAACCACTGCACGTGCCCACGATCGACGTGACCTCGCTGAAGCGTGATTCGCAGGAGCTGGAAAAGCTACCACCGCTGCCACCGAAGCGTGCCAAACCGAGCGTACAGAACAAGGAAAACAACGCGCTCGACGCGAACGACGAGGTGCTGCTGAACACGATCATTCGCAAGGGTTCGATGCGCAGTCTGGCCCCGCGGCCCCAGTCCGATCAGATCATCATCATGAAAACTCCCGACAGTCCGCTCAACAAGAAGCTTCCCCCGACGCCACCTACTTCCCCGACGAAGTCGTCCTCGGGTGGCAATGGGGCGAATGATTCTAACACGCTGCCGAAGAATGACGCCAAGAAGCCGGGCTTCTTCTCGAAGCTTTTCTCGCGCAAGAAGAGCAAATCCGACCTGACCGCTAGCACCAACACGCTGAACCGCAAAAACACACCGGGTGGTTCGAAGGAACCGAGCCTTTGCGTGGACTTGGAGGGCAAGGAGGGTCAGTCGACGCATCGTAAGGGTTCGCTGCGTGATGCTTCTGGGGAGAAGCGCAAAACGGGCAAACCGGTCGCGCGCAGTGTTAGTAGCGTTAGCGCGAGACGACCCGCTTCGGATGCAAACTGTCCGGACTACATCTACATCCCGCTGAAGGGCGATGGGCCGACGGGTGGCATGCAGTCGCGCAACGGTGGCAGCGGTACGCACCTGTCCCTCCCGGGCAATGATTCGTACGAGCGGGCCAGTACGGCTTCGCTGCCACCGCTCGATCGTAAAGCGGTCAGTGCGCTGCAGCTGGATGTGCCGATACAGGATGGAAATCTCGAGCTGGTCGCGATCGCGGACGCTCGCAGCATAAAGAATCTGGTTGAGGGTAACTACGGGGTACAGCTCGACCCGAACGTCGATCTGACCGAGGCGGAACACTTTGCGCTGTACACGTCGATCGCACCGAACGCGGCACTGAGCGAGTTTGACGAAACGTCCTGCTACTACGCGCCGGTTGAGCCGAATCCACTCGCCAGCAGTTCCCAACAGTATCCActgaaccagcagcagcagcagcagcagttccagCAGAGCCAACTAACGCGAATGGTCACCGATAGCGATGTTTGA
- the LOC133390944 gene encoding embryonic polarity protein dorsal isoform X1 → MSFPTRPYDPLSSGSVSRFRPTGDDACERRYNSSASSDTSTSSSDYEYLNLFHKLDHLQRSPLAGMYNMIVHSNPDIVVNSAVSTSCSTGSAGGDKENVHTVLPSPTITVTSPPPPPATTTSQEQHESPSKEPISPIIPPKPIQKPSPAPQPEVHVIGKDIREEMPPVPNQRPYVEITEQPHPKALRFRYECEGRSAGSIPGVNTTAEHKTFPSIQVHGYRGRAVVVVSCVTKEGPEHKPHPHNLVGKEGCKKGVCTVEINSTTMSYTFNNLGIQCVKKKDVEEALRLRQEIRVDPFRTGFGHAKEPGSIDLNAVRLCFQVFLEGQQRGRFTEPLTPVVSDIIYDKKAMSDLIICRLSDCTAPVSGGKEIILLCEKVVKEDIKVRFFEKKGNATVWENYAEFSHTDVHKQVAISFRTPPYRTIDISDPVRVFVQLERPSDNTYSEARDFQFIPLDTGRRRFSALHRELMKNPSSDTPENQLFKRILLEGSNRSALEQQMKPTNGFAPQRPEQVEVIVLDTPNVEDKPFVAETVTSDQKTTEWIQRNEFNDGGSGSGDDNQMVTGDTNNNVFQPNSFDLPDGTNNQVDENANGMVPVATAAAATTGSAAVPDDDQTLKELLEQVAELDEIYTDHQLRRENLMLEQELKQLEQTVPVQLGSPGGQPMDIDEVFDDAATYTSLQRAFKNPLSITLGPPIPPRPEHAKLDAGVYDAVEPLHVPTIDVTSLKRDSQELEKLPPLPPKRAKPSVQNKENNALDANDEVLLNTIIRKGSMRSLAPRPQSDQIIIMKTPDSPLNKKLPPTPPTSPTKSSSGGNGANDSNTLPKNDAKKPGFFSKLFSRKKSKSDLTASTNTLNRKNTPGGSKEPSLCVDLEGKEGQSTHRKGSLRDASGEKRKTGKPVARSVSSVSARRPASDANCPDYIYIPLKGDGPTGGMQSRNGGSGTHLSLPGNDSYERASTASLPPLDRKAVSALQLDVPIQDGNLELVAIADARSIKNLVEGNYGVQLDPNVDLTEAEHFALYTSIAPNAALSEFDETSCYYAPVEPNPLASSSQQYPLNQQQQQQQFQQSQLTRMVTDSDV, encoded by the exons ATGTCCTTTCCAACGCGTCCATACGACCCCCTTTCTTCCGGAAGTGTATCTCGCTTTCGTCCGACTGGTGATGATGCCTGCGAGCGACGTTACAACTCGTCTGCCTCATCAGACACGTCCACGTCCTCGTCCGACTACGAGTATCTCAATCTCTTCCACAAACTCGATCATCTCCAACGATCTCCCCTGGCCGGCATGTACAACATGATCGTGCACAGCAATCCCGACATAGTTGTCAATAGTGCCGTGTCCACTTCTTGCTCTACCGGTAGTGCTGGTGGTGATAAAGAGAATGTACATACAGTTCTTCCTTCCCCAACTATTACCGTAACATCGCCTCCACCACCTCCAGCAACTACAACGTCCCAAGAACAGCACGAATCTCCGTCCAAAGAACCTATATCTCCAATAATACCACCAAAACCAATCCAAAAACCATCTCCCGCGCCCCAACCGGAAG TTCACGTAATCGGTAAAGATATACGCGAAGAGATGCCCCCAGTACCGAACCAGCGACCGTACGTGGAGATCACGGAGCAGCCGCACCCGAAGGCGCTCCGGTTTCGCTATGAGTGCGAAGGCCGCTCGGCCGGTTCGATCCCGGGCGTCAACACCACGGCCGAACACAAAACGTTCCCGAGCATACAGGTGCACGGGTATCGGGGTCGGGCAGTGGTCGTTGTGTCCTGCGTCACCAAGGAAGGTCCCGAGCATAAGCCCCATCCGCACAATCTGGTCGGAAAGGAGGGCTGCAAGAAGGGTGTCTGTACGGTGGAGATCAACAGCACGACGATGAGCTACACGTTTAACAATTTGGGCATTCAGTGCGTCAAGAAGAAGGACGTCGAGGAGGCGCTCCGACTGCGCCAGGAAATTCGGGTCGATCCATTCAGAA CTGGATTCGGTCACGCGAAGGAGCCCGGCTCGATCGACCTCAACGCTGTCCGACTGTGCTTCCAGGTGTTTCTCGAGGGTCAGCAGCGGGGCCGCTTTACCGAGCCGCTCACGCCGGTCGTGTCGGACATCATCTACGACAAGAAGGCAATGTCGGATCTGATCATCTGCCGGCTGAGTGACTGTACCGCCCCGGTGTCCGGTGGCAAGGAGATCATACTGCTGTGCGAGAAGGTGGTAAAGGAGGACATTAAGGTGCGCTTTTTCGAGAAGAAGGGCAACGCGACGGTGTGGGAGAACTATGCGGAATTTTCGCACACTGACGTGCACAAACAGGTGGCGATCAGCTTCCGGACGCCACCGTACAGAACGATCGACATCAGTGATCCGGTGCGG GTCTTCGTACAGCTGGAACGCCCGTCGGACAACACCTACTCGGAGGCGCGTGACTTCCAGTTCATCCCGCTAGACACAGGTAGGCGTCGGTTTTCGGCACTGCACCGTGAACTCATGAAAAATCCTAGCTCCGACACGCCCGAGAACCAGCTGTTCAAGCGCATCCTGCTCGAGGGCTCGAACCGGTCCGCCCTGGAGCAGCAGATGAAGCCGACCAATGGGTTCGCGCCCCAGCGCCCCGAGCAGGTGGAGGTGATCGTGCTCGACACACCGAACGTGGAGGACAAACCGTTCGTGGCGGAGACGGTCACGAGCGATCAGAAAACGACCGAATGGATACAACGAAACGAATTCAACGACGGTGGTTCGGGCTCGGGCGATGACAATCAGATGGTCACCGGTGACACGAACAACAACGTTTTTCAGCCCAATTCGTTCGATCTGCCCGATGGCACGAACAACCAAGTCGATGAAAATGCCAACGGAATGGTccctgttgctactgctgctgctgctactactggcTCTGCTGCCGTTCCGGATGACGATCAGACACTGAAGGAACTGTTGGAGCAGGTGGCCGAGCTGGACGAGATCTACACGGATCATCAGCTGCGCCGGGAGAACCTAATGCTGGAGCAGGAGTTGAAGCAGCTCGAGCAAACCGTCCCCGTCCAGCTCGGCTCGCCCGGTGGCCAACCGATGGACATTGACGAGGTGTTTGACGATGCGGCGACTTACACCAGCCTTCAGCGTGCGTTCAAGAACCCACTCTCGATCACGCTCGGTCCACCGATTCCACCACGCCCCGAGCACGCCAAGCTGGACGCGGGCGTGTACGATGCGGTAGAACCACTGCACGTGCCCACGATCGACGTGACCTCGCTGAAGCGTGATTCGCAGGAGCTGGAAAAGCTACCACCGCTGCCACCGAAGCGTGCCAAACCGAGCGTACAGAACAAGGAAAACAACGCGCTCGACGCGAACGACGAGGTGCTGCTGAACACGATCATTCGCAAGGGTTCGATGCGCAGTCTGGCCCCGCGGCCCCAGTCCGATCAGATCATCATCATGAAAACTCCCGACAGTCCGCTCAACAAGAAGCTTCCCCCGACGCCACCTACTTCCCCGACGAAGTCGTCCTCGGGTGGCAATGGGGCGAATGATTCTAACACGCTGCCGAAGAATGACGCCAAGAAGCCGGGCTTCTTCTCGAAGCTTTTCTCGCGCAAGAAGAGCAAATCCGACCTGACCGCTAGCACCAACACGCTGAACCGCAAAAACACACCGGGTGGTTCGAAGGAACCGAGCCTTTGCGTGGACTTGGAGGGCAAGGAGGGTCAGTCGACGCATCGTAAGGGTTCGCTGCGTGATGCTTCTGGGGAGAAGCGCAAAACGGGCAAACCGGTCGCGCGCAGTGTTAGTAGCGTTAGCGCGAGACGACCCGCTTCGGATGCAAACTGTCCGGACTACATCTACATCCCGCTGAAGGGCGATGGGCCGACGGGTGGCATGCAGTCGCGCAACGGTGGCAGCGGTACGCACCTGTCCCTCCCGGGCAATGATTCGTACGAGCGGGCCAGTACGGCTTCGCTGCCACCGCTCGATCGTAAAGCGGTCAGTGCGCTGCAGCTGGATGTGCCGATACAGGATGGAAATCTCGAGCTGGTCGCGATCGCGGACGCTCGCAGCATAAAGAATCTGGTTGAGGGTAACTACGGGGTACAGCTCGACCCGAACGTCGATCTGACCGAGGCGGAACACTTTGCGCTGTACACGTCGATCGCACCGAACGCGGCACTGAGCGAGTTTGACGAAACGTCCTGCTACTACGCGCCGGTTGAGCCGAATCCACTCGCCAGCAGTTCCCAACAGTATCCActgaaccagcagcagcagcagcagcagttccagCAGAGCCAACTAACGCGAATGGTCACCGATAGCGATGTTTGA